The window CGTTGGTGCACTTAATACTTTCAGCACTCCTGCAAACTCCTTACTAACAATAAAGTCTACTCACAACTCTGAGTAACTGCACCCAGGCTTCTGCTTGTGGCTGGGACCAGGcacctggatggtaatggagggGCACGCAGGAACCTCCTGGGTGGTGGATGTGGAGACCTCCTGGGGatcaggctgtggtgcagaggtggagctcctccagcaggtcctcttctcctctggggctgagctgctgggctgtctctagtcctctgctgtgtcactctcagtgcaggactctctacactctgccatgtgctgtcagtcctctctgctgcacatgaggtctctctcccttctcctccccacaatcccttgtttttcccatcagccctttctccagcaactcctcctatcagtgtcagtggcacagagcagcagtgattgctgggagatgtagtccagtctgctcctgaggagtaggtgctgctagctgctggtcttaacccctgctgcccagCAATTACATTGTCTTGTTCACATGTTGTGCTCTTAGCAGGGGTTACACTCTCCCCCTGGTGAGTCACATTGGAAGGCCCAGCATGATAAGATGACTCGCCACCTAAAATAACAATTGGTGTGAAAGCATCCTGACTAACACCACTACCAGAAACACACAAATCATTTGGCCACAGGGACACAGAGGGAAAGTATGGCCACTGACTAGTGAATTGGGGTCGTACAACTCTAGGGACCTCAGTAGCTTGACCCATTCTATCATAGGTCAGCATCATGGGTGGTCTAGTGTTCCTTGTGGGACGAGTGTGTACTGCAGGAGTTCCCTCCTCAACCCCCAGCTCTTGACATATTGACTCAGGTTCTGTGATAGATACTTCTTCGCCTGGTGACTTTATTCCTTCTGAATTCTCCCCCGACTGTGGACAAAGGAGGATAGCCTCTGGACTGGGTTCATCTTGGTTGTCCACAGGAAGACACTGCTCTGGACTGTCATGAATGATAGGATATGGATCTCCTTCACATCTATAGTCTAACCCCCACTCATCACTGGAGTCACTATCACTGCTTTCAGGGGTGACTACCGGATCGACTATTCTTCTATGACGAGGACTCCTTCTAGGACGCCGGGTGACTGATGAGGCCCCATCTTCTTGTGACTGTTGCAATCTGATGTTCTGTCCCACAGGCAACAGATGTTGACGATGATAGGTCTTTATTATTCCACTTCCATTCTCAGGTTTAACTCTGTAAGATGGAACACCAGGCAGCTTCTCAACTACCACATAGGGCTCTGGTTTCCAACGATCAGCAAGCTTGTGTTTTCCCGGAAGACCCAGCTGTTGAATGAGAACTCTATCTCCAGGTTGCAGAATGTGTTCTCGTACCCTGCGGTCATAGCGGATCTTGTTTCGTGTCCCTGCTCGACCAGAAGCTTGATCAGCCAATCCGTAAGCCCTTTTCAATTCTTCCTTTAACTGGGACACATATTTCATATAAGTCTTCCCAGATGAATGGTCGGGTGACACTCCAAAGCTGATATCCACTGGTAGCCTAGCTTCTCTCCCAAACATGAGGAAGTAAGGGGAGTACCCCGTCGACTCATTCTTTGTACAATTGTAAGCATGGACCAACTGACTTATATGACGGCTCCAGCGTCCCTTTTGCTTGGTGTCCAAAGTACCCAACATATTGAGAAGGGTGCGGTTGAACCTCTCCGGTTGAGGATCCCCTTGTGGGTGGAAAGGGGTGGTTCTAGACTTCTTGATCCCACAtatctcacacagctctttgATCAGTCGACTCTCAAAATCTCTTCCTTGGTCAGTATGGATGCGAGCTGGCAATCCGTAGTGTACAAAGAATTTTTCCCACAATGTTTTTGCGACAGTGACTGCCCTCTGGTCTTTAGTGCAGTAGGCCTGTGCATAGCGGGTGAAATGATCAGTGACTACTAGGACGTTGCAGATGTTGCCCTCATCTGGCTCAATGGAGAGGAAATCAATACACACTAAATCCATCGGACCATCGCTGTTGATGTTCACCAAAGGCGCTGATCGAGTTGGCAAAGTTTTCCTCAGGACACACCGAGCACATGACTTGCAATAACCCTCGATGTCCGCTTCCATTCTCGGCCAGTAAAATCTGTCCGCAACGAGACCAGTTGTCTTCTCAATTCCAAGGTGTCCATGGTCATCATGTAAAGCTTTCATGACCATATTCCGAAACTGAGTGGGTAGAACCAGCTGTCTTCGGACCTCTCCATTTTGACGTTTAACCTCCCGGTAGAGCAGGCCAGCTCTCACAACTAGATGTTCCAACTGACGAGCTAGTAAAATGGACTCCTCGGTCTTCAGTGCATTTCTTTCAGGCCTCCTTGTTCTTTTCACACACCATCGAACCACTCCCACAGAAGGATCTTCTTGTTGGGCCTTTTCCATTTGGTTTCGGGTCAGTTGAGGCAAGGAGTCTGTGTTCACCCTAGTCAACTTGCAAAACAAAGGTGGCAGAGCTTTCTCAGACACTCCTAGGAATTTTGCACATCCCTTGAGAGGAATAGTGGCAGCTTGATGCTTGTGACATAGAGCTTTCACTTCTGGAGCAGGTAATTCTAACCAAGCTTCTTCCTCTTCATTCAGCGACTGCCTGGGCAGGCGGGAAAGGGCGTCAGCATCAATGTTTGTGGTTCCTCGCCTATACTTTAAGCTGAATTCATATACAGCTAATGCTGCAAGCCATCTGTGCCCAGTCGCATCAAGCTTAGCTGTGGTCCTCACGTAAGTCAGGGGATTGTTGTCGGTGTGAACTtcaaactgtaccccatacagATAATCATGGAGCTTGTCCACCACTGCCCATTTCAATGCCAGGAACTCTAGTTTGTGAGCCGGGTAATTGCGCTCACTGGGGGTTAATCCTCGACTGATGTAGTAGACTGGCCGCAGAATTCCACCATGCTCCTGGTACAGAACTGCTCCAAGGCCTTCAAAGGATGCATCCACATGCAGCACATACTTCTTGTTAGGGTCTGCATAGGCTAACACCGGAGCCTGGGTTAGGCAGGACTTCAGCTTCTCAAAAGCATCATCACACGCAGGTGTCCATCTCTCTCCAAATGGTTCATTAACCTTGAAAAAGGTCTTCCCTTTCACCTTCATGGTATGCAAGTTCTTTCTGGGAGGTGGATATCCCTGGGTGAGAGCAGTTAGAGGCTTGGCAATCTTTGAGTACTGTGGTACAAATCTTCTGTAGTACCCACAAAATCCTAGAAAGGATCTAAGCTCCCCCAACTTGGTGGGTTTGGGCCAGTTAACAACAGCTTCCACTTTAGCTGGATCAGTAGAGATCCCCTCccggctgacaatgtgtcccacaTACTTCACGGCCTTTTGGCAGAACCGACATTTTTCAAGGGACAATTTCAGCCCAGCTTTCTTCAATCTGTCCAACACCTTGAATAGCCTCTGGTTGTGTTCTTCTAGGGTTTGTCCAAACACGATCagatcatccaggtagaccaataCCTCCCGAAAATTCATGTCTCCCATCACCTGATCCATGCACCTTTGGAACGTTGCAGGTGCGCCAGTAACTCCTTGAGGCATTCTTTGGAACTGGAAGAATCCAATGGGACaaatgaaagccgtcttctcttgaTCCTCCTTATTCATGGGTATCTGGTAATAGCCACTTCGGAGATCCAGCACGGAAAACCACTGGCTGCCCTGTAAGCAATCTAGAGCTTCATCAATCCTGGGGACTGTATACTGATCAGGGACTGTGCGCCGATTCAGAGTACGGTAGTCCACACACATCCGAATATCCCCATTTTTCTTGCGGGCAATAACAATGGGAGAAGCATATGGGCTATTGGACTCTATGATGACTCCTGCATCTAGTAGGCCTCGTAAGTGCTGCCTGACGTCTTCAATATCTGCAGGAGCTAGCCTTCGAGACCTCTCTCGGAAAGGCTTCTCATCCGTCAGCCTAATGCGATGCTCCACTCCCTGCGCCAGGCCCAGATCCCAGTCACCTAGGGAGAATGCTTCTCTACGTTCCATCATGCCTTTTATTAGTGACTCCTTTTCATATTTCTTCAGGTCACTACCTTCAAAACAGGGATCAAAACATTCCTGATGTAGCTCCCTCCTTTCTTCCTCCTTTCTAATATAAGCAGCCAGACAAGCAGGGTGAATAGTGAGGGTCTGTGAATAGTTATCACCACCAATTTCTCGGCACCACTGGGCTAATGTACGGAAAATGTTGGCATTTGTTCCTACTATGACCGGTATGGATCTCTGGTCTCCTTCCGCCTCCGGACAGACCAGTGCTATGATGGGTATTTCTTTCTCCACTCCAGCAACTGTCTTTGGAAAGCGTAGCATAACAGACACATATCCTCTGTAAGGGTAGCTATGTTCACTCAAACCCCAAACAACAAGTCCAGACAATGGCTGAAGGGGCACCCCTGAGAGGTATTTCTTGTACCATTTTTCAAAGATGATAGACACTTGAGACCCGCTGTCCAGCAGCACAGTGCAGGGCTGGCCATTAATACTAGCTGGAACATGTGGGGCTGGTCCAACCAAGTCTTTCGGAAATTGTCCCGGTTGAGCGGCAGTGGATGGAGTGGTGGGGCAAGCATTTGACCTTGAATGGGGGTCAGTATGGGACTCTACTGACCCCCTTCCCCGTTTCCCGACAGCTTGTTTTCGTAATGGGAAAGAGACTTCTTAGGACTCCACCTGTTTGGACATCGCCGAGCAACATGGCTGGGATCCCCACAAACATAACATCCCTCTGTCTCTCGGTCTCCATCTCTTTGTCGATCCTGACTGGTGCTTCTAGTGGATCGTGGTTGTCTCTCATGGGATGTAGTGGGAACCTGTTTCAACCTCTCAACTTCTTTTGTATGGCTTTTTAGGAGTTGAGAAATTTGTTCTGCTTGCTTCTCAATGATTTTGAGAAGCTCCTCCTCTCGGCTTGGCTCAGCCTTTAGAGTAGCAGCAGTGACTCTTTTGGATGTTTGCTCTCGGGCTGCCATAATAGCTTCTTCCTGTCTGACTTCTTTCAGCAACAGATGGAAGGAAGGAGGAACCTTCTCTTTGTCGCAGCACCTTAGTCTTTGAGCAGTGGGATCATTGGTGAGAGCACCTCGCAGTACTTGATCCAAACGGTACCGGTCCACATCTTGAGAACTGAGCCCGCCTTTGGACACAATTCTGTGCACTAGTTTGTCCAGTCGGTAAAGATAGTCAGATAATTTCTCACCCGGTTCCTGGTAAGTGGTGCGGAGCTTATAAAGAAGGTCTGTTGCATCTTCTGGAGTCCCAAAAGCATCCTCAAGAGCAGCCATATAGTCTTGAAAAGTTGCATTAGGATCACTTCGCCAAGCAGCCTGCACTACCTCCATAGCTGGACCCTTCAAACTCTCCACTATTCTCTGCTTCTTTACTGCATCCGTGCACTGCCACTCTTGCAGGTACTGCAGGGACACATCTCTCCATGTGTCATACCCCTCTTCACCAGCTGGGATTGGAGTGATACCTGAGAAA is drawn from Engystomops pustulosus chromosome 9, aEngPut4.maternal, whole genome shotgun sequence and contains these coding sequences:
- the LOC140076449 gene encoding paraneoplastic antigen Ma1 homolog, which translates into the protein METLTEREVSTWCEEMCIGDEKSFALCGKFFHVSDDEILQIVNELPGVTHAKVVDRRGDEDTPFPAALIATDKILEREYFASVIAVPPGHGRQWKIIWPMRPAVIGQQDPNTQHRRPSRCLPPTPLSARSEETPASADMLVAAMERLVSQFAKIQPESSYRRLRTFSGITPIPAGEEGYDTWRDVSLQYLQEWQCTDAVKKQRIVESLKGPAMEVVQAAWRSDPNATFQDYMAALEDAFGTPEDATDLLYKLRTTYQEPGEKLSDYLYRLDKLVHRIVSKGGLSSQDVDRYRLDQVLRGALTNDPTAQRLRCCDKEKVPPSFHLLLKEVRQEEAIMAAREQTSKRVTAATLKAEPSREEELLKIIEKQAEQISQLLKSHTKEVERLKQVPTTSHERQPRSTRSTSQDRQRDGDRETEGCYVCGDPSHVARRCPNRWSPKKSLSHYENKLSGNGEGGQ